The following are encoded in a window of Mycobacteroides chelonae CCUG 47445 genomic DNA:
- a CDS encoding family 1 glycosylhydrolase, with product MKWIVSVVASAVVVALGLAACSPRQESSKDDSAWDRGFYWGTATAGYQVEGSAPDSNWRRYVDRTAGKPVEPGADPLGAGPVDPYRQADDFRHRYAEDIANAHAMGVNTFRFGLEWSRVMPEPGKWDEKELAYYDSIVATLRENGMTPMITLMHWVYPGWVADRGGFMNNIAAFEDFAKAITKRYAGQGVLWVSINEPLAFGAMEVRTGAIKPDQFEGFLDRLAQGHRAVYRAAHDADPKAKVTTNEAYIPPDVLAQFAGFGVKGLEGSFFDRVTGSLDYLGFDYYTGTALDNPASAQSMAARWNIKLQPEDIYYVSRHYAQRYPGLPIYIVENGMVTDNGKPRSDGVTRSQYLGDTVFWLQRAKADGIPIIGYNYWSLVDNYEWGSYRPRFGLYTVDALGDPALKRVPTDAVQTYTQITRDAGTAAGYRPVIPAAKCSTTVGQDSCAPLDPNGPTVPLR from the coding sequence ATGAAATGGATCGTCTCCGTAGTGGCATCGGCAGTCGTCGTGGCATTGGGATTGGCTGCTTGCAGCCCGCGGCAGGAGAGTTCGAAGGACGACTCCGCCTGGGATCGCGGGTTCTACTGGGGTACTGCAACTGCGGGCTACCAGGTGGAGGGAAGTGCTCCTGACAGCAATTGGCGACGCTATGTCGATCGCACCGCCGGTAAGCCGGTAGAGCCCGGGGCTGATCCATTAGGGGCTGGCCCGGTCGACCCGTACCGGCAGGCCGATGATTTCCGCCATCGATACGCCGAAGACATCGCCAATGCTCATGCCATGGGCGTCAATACATTTCGATTTGGGCTGGAGTGGTCGCGGGTGATGCCCGAGCCGGGCAAATGGGACGAGAAGGAACTGGCGTACTACGACTCCATCGTCGCGACGCTACGCGAGAACGGCATGACCCCGATGATCACGCTCATGCACTGGGTGTACCCGGGCTGGGTCGCCGATCGCGGCGGCTTCATGAACAACATCGCGGCGTTCGAAGACTTCGCCAAGGCAATCACCAAACGCTATGCCGGACAAGGGGTGCTGTGGGTCAGCATCAACGAGCCGCTGGCTTTCGGGGCGATGGAGGTGCGCACCGGCGCGATCAAACCCGATCAGTTCGAGGGCTTCCTGGATCGTCTTGCGCAGGGTCATCGTGCGGTGTACCGGGCCGCGCACGACGCCGACCCCAAGGCCAAGGTGACCACCAATGAGGCCTACATCCCCCCGGATGTGTTGGCGCAGTTCGCAGGTTTTGGGGTGAAGGGTCTCGAGGGCTCGTTCTTCGACCGGGTCACCGGCAGCCTGGATTACCTGGGCTTCGACTACTACACCGGCACCGCCTTGGACAATCCGGCCTCGGCGCAGAGCATGGCCGCACGCTGGAACATCAAGTTGCAGCCCGAGGACATCTATTACGTGTCGCGGCATTACGCGCAGCGATACCCCGGACTGCCGATCTACATCGTCGAGAACGGCATGGTCACCGATAACGGAAAGCCGCGCTCTGACGGCGTGACCCGGTCGCAGTACTTGGGCGACACCGTCTTCTGGCTGCAGCGGGCCAAGGCCGACGGCATCCCGATCATCGGGTACAACTACTGGTCGTTGGTCGACAACTACGAATGGGGAAGTTACCGGCCACGTTTCGGCCTATACACCGTCGACGCACTGGGTGATCCGGCACTGAAGCGGGTGCCCACCGATGCGGTCCAGACCTACACCCAGATCACCCGGGATGCGGGCACCGCGGCCGGCTATCGCCCGGTGATCCCGGCGGCGAAATGCTCGACGACGGTAGGGCAGGACAGCTGCGCGCCACTTGACCCGAACGGGCCGACGGTGCCGCTGCGCTAA
- the rpsB gene encoding 30S ribosomal protein S2: MAVVTMKQLLDSGAHFGHQTRRWNPKMKRFIFTDRNGIYIIDLQQTLTYIDKAYEFVKETVAHGGSVMFVGTKKQAQEPIAEEATRVGMPYVNQRWLGGMLTNFSTVHKRLQRLKELESMEQTGGFEGRTKKEILMLTREKNKLERSLGGIRDMQKVPSAIFVVDTNKEHLAVAEARKLNIPIIAILDTNCDPDVVDYPIPGNDDAIRSAALLTKVVASAIAEGLQARSGLAGGDEKPEAAEPLAEWEQELLASAVATTDDGAAPAAETTETTTEEG, translated from the coding sequence ATGGCTGTAGTAACTATGAAGCAGCTGCTTGATAGCGGCGCGCACTTCGGGCACCAGACCCGTCGTTGGAACCCCAAGATGAAGCGGTTCATCTTCACCGACCGCAACGGCATCTACATCATCGACTTGCAGCAGACGCTGACCTACATCGACAAGGCGTACGAGTTCGTCAAGGAGACCGTCGCCCACGGTGGGTCGGTCATGTTCGTCGGCACCAAGAAGCAGGCTCAGGAGCCCATCGCCGAAGAGGCGACTCGCGTTGGCATGCCTTACGTCAACCAGCGCTGGCTGGGCGGCATGCTCACCAACTTCTCCACTGTTCACAAGCGTCTGCAGCGCCTCAAGGAGCTGGAGTCGATGGAGCAGACCGGTGGCTTCGAGGGACGCACCAAGAAGGAAATCCTCATGCTCACGCGTGAGAAGAACAAGCTTGAGCGCAGCCTCGGCGGTATCCGGGACATGCAGAAGGTGCCGTCGGCGATCTTCGTGGTGGACACCAACAAGGAGCACCTCGCCGTAGCCGAGGCCCGCAAGCTGAACATCCCGATCATCGCGATCCTGGACACCAACTGCGATCCCGATGTCGTCGACTACCCGATCCCGGGCAACGATGACGCGATCCGCAGCGCCGCGCTGCTCACCAAGGTCGTCGCTTCCGCGATCGCCGAGGGCCTGCAGGCCCGCTCCGGCCTGGCCGGTGGCGACGAGAAGCCAGAGGCCGCCGAGCCGCTTGCCGAGTGGGAGCAGGAACTGCTTGCCTCCGCTGTCGCAACCACCGACGACGGTGCTGCGCCCGCGGCCGAGACCACCGAAACCACAACCGAGGAAGGCTAA
- a CDS encoding M23 family metallopeptidase: MATTAPGDTGDRFGWPLRPRPAVTRHFDKPRERWNRGHRGVDLAGFPDQRVAAAGPGIVVYAGSLAGRTLVSIEHVGGLRTTYEPITPLVKPGQRVSEGSVIGTLRPGHPGCDGAACLHWGALRGPASAANYLDPLGLLAATPLRLKPLQAG; this comes from the coding sequence GTGGCCACCACCGCACCGGGTGACACGGGTGATCGTTTCGGCTGGCCGCTACGTCCTCGACCTGCGGTAACCCGGCACTTCGACAAGCCGCGGGAGCGTTGGAACCGGGGCCATCGCGGGGTCGATTTGGCCGGCTTCCCCGATCAGCGGGTGGCCGCGGCCGGGCCGGGCATCGTGGTGTACGCCGGATCTCTCGCCGGTAGGACGCTGGTCTCGATAGAACACGTCGGCGGCCTGCGCACCACCTACGAGCCGATTACCCCGCTGGTCAAGCCTGGCCAGCGCGTGAGCGAGGGATCGGTCATCGGGACACTACGGCCCGGACATCCCGGCTGCGATGGTGCGGCCTGTTTGCACTGGGGCGCGCTGCGCGGGCCTGCTTCGGCGGCGAACTACCTGGATCCGCTGGGACTGTTGGCCGCTACGCCGCTACGGCTCAAACCGCTTCAGGCGGGCTGA
- a CDS encoding TetR family transcriptional regulator, translated as MTRAGTKGMPRAEREQQILDAACQEFGRSGYAGMSLAAVASAVGVSKPMVLAYFGSKEQLYIACVQRAGAIVGDHIAAAMEAAPPTLALPRAVLQAIFQALAPRPSDWLVIWDQTLPEDSDALAAARIARMRLAALAGQGVAAVGSAATELRDPQDIGVLTQGWMGMVGAMITWWIRHPDQSAEQMAERASRLITIIASAGISEAESPDGVATPRPGKPVRGSGSGQPLNAAFDLFGRRWAILALWELRSGSKTFSELRQHMSDVGEVSSGVLTTRLSELTAAHIVRSQDGQYSLTAVGKALLVALAPLELWARAWSKSVR; from the coding sequence GTGACACGGGCAGGTACCAAGGGCATGCCCCGCGCCGAGCGGGAGCAGCAGATCCTCGATGCCGCGTGCCAGGAGTTCGGCCGCAGCGGATACGCGGGCATGTCCCTGGCGGCGGTGGCATCGGCGGTCGGTGTATCCAAGCCCATGGTGCTGGCGTATTTCGGGTCCAAGGAGCAGCTCTACATCGCGTGCGTGCAGCGCGCCGGAGCGATCGTCGGTGACCACATCGCTGCGGCAATGGAAGCGGCCCCGCCCACACTCGCGTTGCCACGGGCAGTGCTGCAGGCGATCTTTCAGGCGTTGGCACCCCGCCCATCCGATTGGCTGGTGATTTGGGATCAGACGCTGCCTGAGGACAGTGATGCACTGGCGGCTGCCCGGATCGCCAGAATGCGTCTCGCTGCCCTGGCCGGCCAGGGCGTGGCCGCGGTGGGAAGTGCGGCCACCGAGCTGCGCGATCCACAGGACATCGGTGTGCTCACGCAGGGCTGGATGGGGATGGTCGGCGCCATGATCACCTGGTGGATCCGGCACCCAGACCAGAGCGCAGAGCAGATGGCCGAGCGCGCCAGCCGACTGATCACGATCATCGCCAGTGCCGGGATATCCGAGGCGGAGTCGCCCGACGGGGTCGCCACGCCCCGCCCGGGCAAGCCCGTGCGGGGGTCCGGTTCCGGGCAGCCACTCAACGCGGCATTCGACCTTTTCGGTCGCCGTTGGGCCATTCTGGCGCTCTGGGAGCTGCGGTCCGGGTCAAAGACTTTCTCTGAGCTCAGGCAGCATATGAGCGACGTCGGGGAGGTATCGAGCGGCGTCCTCACCACACGCCTGAGCGAGCTGACCGCCGCCCACATCGTGCGCAGCCAGGACGGGCAGTACTCGCTGACGGCGGTGGGCAAGGCGTTGCTCGTCGCGCTGGCCCCGCTGGAATTGTGGGCAAGGGCCTGGTCGAAATCGGTCCGATGA
- a CDS encoding TetR/AcrR family transcriptional regulator, with product MPAVGRDANRYAKGVAKRQEILAAALRVLERDGEAGASMRVIAKEANISLAGLMHYFPTRDVILTEIQRDADARFEHWYGNSDTEIDPGEVLAQAMLDKASKPGSGTVYLSLAAAAAVDPGHPAGAYLRERYERMRTLIAEYVRGRQAAGEVPEHVDAEFAAAALIAAADGIQIQWMSDPSIDMGSHMRRVWERLLA from the coding sequence ATGCCAGCTGTCGGGCGCGATGCCAACCGGTACGCCAAAGGCGTAGCCAAGCGTCAGGAGATTCTCGCCGCGGCGTTGAGGGTGTTGGAGCGCGACGGGGAAGCCGGTGCCTCGATGCGTGTCATCGCCAAGGAGGCCAACATCAGCCTGGCCGGGCTCATGCACTACTTCCCGACGCGCGATGTGATCCTCACCGAGATCCAGCGCGATGCCGATGCCAGATTTGAACATTGGTATGGCAATTCGGACACCGAGATCGACCCCGGCGAGGTGCTCGCACAAGCGATGCTCGACAAGGCGAGTAAGCCCGGCTCCGGGACGGTGTATCTCTCACTGGCGGCCGCCGCGGCCGTTGACCCGGGCCATCCTGCCGGTGCTTACCTGCGGGAGAGGTACGAGAGGATGCGCACGCTCATCGCCGAGTACGTGCGAGGGCGCCAAGCCGCCGGTGAGGTTCCCGAGCATGTCGATGCTGAATTCGCGGCGGCGGCGCTGATCGCAGCCGCGGACGGCATTCAGATCCAGTGGATGTCGGATCCATCGATCGACATGGGCAGCCACATGCGGCGGGTGTGGGAGCGGCTACTCGCCTAG
- a CDS encoding MmpS family transport accessory protein has protein sequence MRGAWVYLVSTAVLCIAGAYIAHLRLSDIPDPAIGHSAKPPVIGKPRDKVVEYRLDGPAGSAITASYLDVDGAVREVSGTLPWQTTLHAKQLVVPAGLVAQASSGQMSCRITIDGLTRDQSAANASAVSCQVAVA, from the coding sequence ATGCGTGGCGCGTGGGTGTATCTGGTATCGACGGCGGTCCTCTGTATCGCCGGGGCCTACATAGCCCATCTGCGGCTCAGCGACATTCCTGACCCTGCCATCGGCCATTCGGCCAAGCCTCCAGTCATCGGCAAGCCGCGGGACAAGGTCGTCGAGTACCGGCTCGACGGGCCCGCAGGCAGCGCAATCACGGCGTCCTACTTGGACGTCGACGGCGCCGTACGCGAAGTGTCGGGCACGCTCCCCTGGCAGACCACCCTGCACGCCAAACAACTTGTCGTCCCAGCGGGACTCGTCGCGCAAGCCAGTTCGGGGCAGATGTCTTGTCGCATCACGATCGACGGGCTCACACGTGACCAAAGCGCGGCCAACGCATCGGCCGTCTCCTGTCAGGTGGCGGTGGCGTGA
- the tsf gene encoding translation elongation factor Ts: protein MANFTAADVKRLRELTGAGMLDCKNALAESDGDFDKAVEVLRIKGAKDVGKRAERATAEGLVVARDGALVELNSETDFVAKNAEFQGLADAIVGAAAAGKIGEVDALLAAKVEDGRTVEQAIADLAAKIGEKLELRRVAYFDGTVEAYLHKRAADLPPAVGVLVEYTGSDEGAAHSVALQIAALKAKYLTREDVPADVVENERRIAEETAKAEGKPEAALPKIVEGRVTGYYKDVVLLDQPSVSDNKKSVKALLDEAGVTVTRFARFEVGQA from the coding sequence ATGGCGAATTTCACAGCCGCCGATGTGAAGCGGCTCCGGGAACTGACCGGTGCCGGAATGCTCGACTGCAAGAACGCCCTGGCCGAGTCCGACGGTGATTTCGACAAGGCCGTCGAGGTGCTGCGCATCAAGGGTGCCAAGGACGTCGGCAAGCGTGCCGAGCGCGCCACCGCCGAGGGCCTGGTTGTCGCGCGTGACGGCGCACTTGTCGAGCTGAACTCCGAGACCGACTTCGTTGCCAAGAACGCCGAGTTCCAGGGCCTGGCCGACGCCATCGTCGGTGCGGCCGCTGCCGGCAAGATCGGCGAGGTCGACGCCCTCCTGGCCGCCAAGGTCGAGGACGGCCGGACCGTTGAGCAGGCGATCGCCGACCTGGCCGCCAAGATCGGCGAGAAGTTGGAGCTGCGCCGGGTGGCGTACTTCGATGGAACTGTCGAGGCATACCTGCACAAGCGCGCCGCGGACCTGCCGCCGGCCGTGGGCGTGCTGGTCGAGTACACCGGTTCGGACGAGGGTGCCGCGCACTCTGTGGCGCTGCAGATCGCCGCGCTCAAGGCCAAGTACCTGACGCGCGAAGACGTTCCGGCCGACGTGGTCGAGAATGAGCGTCGCATCGCCGAGGAGACCGCCAAGGCCGAGGGCAAGCCCGAGGCTGCGTTGCCCAAGATCGTCGAGGGGCGCGTGACTGGCTACTACAAGGATGTCGTGCTGCTGGATCAGCCGTCGGTGTCCGACAACAAGAAGTCCGTCAAGGCTCTGCTTGACGAGGCCGGTGTCACCGTGACCCGCTTTGCGCGGTTCGAGGTCGGCCAAGCGTAG